The region TACCTAAACAAATTATTATTGTACCTCATAAAAATCCTGATGGCGATGCTATGGGTTCTACCCTAGCGTTATATCATTATTTAAAAGCCAATAATCACAATGTTTATGTAATGGCTCCAAACGATTATCCCCATTTTTTAAAATGGTTACCAGGGGATGATACTGTATTAAAGCACGATACTGAAACTGAACACTGTAATACACTTTTACATGAAGCAGATCTAATTTTTACACTAGATTTTAATGCTTTACATCGTGTAGGCCAAATGGGAGATGTAATTGCAGAAAGCCAAGCGATTAAGGTTATGATAGACCACCACCAACAACCAGAGAACTATGCAGCATATATGTTTTCAGATGTTACAATGAGTTCTACATGCGAAATGGTGTATCGCTTTATAGAAATGTTGGGAGACCAAGACAATATAACTACAGACATTGCAACGTGTTTATATACAGGGATTATGACCGATACGGGATCTTTTAGATTTCCTTCAACCACAAGTGAAACCCATTATATTATTGGAAAACTAATTAATGCAGGAGCCAATAATGCACAAATACATAATAATATATATGATACTAATAGCTACGAAAAACTTCAGCTCTTAGGTTGTGCATTAAGTAATTTAAAAGTTATTCCAGAATTACGCACAGCATACATTACGTTATCTCAAGACGAATTAAACAGATTCGATTTCAAAAAAGGAGATACCGAAGGTTTTGTAAATTATGGACTTTCTTTAAACAACATTATATTTGCAGCCATTTTTATTGAACATAAGCAAGAAAATATAATTAAAATATCGTTGCGATCTAAAGGCGATTTTTCCGTAAATGAATTTTCTAGACAATATTTTGATGGTGGCGGACACACGAATGCCGCTGGCGGAAAAAGTGATTTAAGTTTAAGTGAAACCATTGAAAAATTTATTAGTATATTACCAAACTATAAAAATGAACTAACTTTATGAAAAAACTAGGTTTATGTTGTTTGGTTATTTTCAGTATAATTAGCTGTAAGTCCCCAGAAGCCAGACGTCCAATATCTGTAAAAAGTGGTTCGTATATAGATGAGTCTGTAGCACGAAACAAAAAGCTTTACGAAAACGAAAAATCTCGTTTTAAAGAAATTATGGATGCAAACCCAGATCAAAAATATTTAACATCTCAAAACGGATTTTGGTATACGTATAATACAAAAATAGAATCGGATTCTTTACCTAAACCCATATTTGGAGATGTAGTAAACTTCGATTATAATGTTAAGACCATTAACGGAGAAATTGTATATACCAATGCAGAAACAAAACCCGATACGTATATAATGGATAAACAAGAATTGTTTACCGGTTTACGAGAAGGTCTTAAATTAATGAAAGCAGGAGAAACAGCAACGTTCTTATTTCCCTCTGCTTTAGCTTATGGCTATTACGGCGATCAAAATAAAATTACTACAAATACACCTTTAATTTGTAAAGTAACAATTCATTCAATAATCGAAAATTAATTTCACACAAATGACATTATTAAAACAATCCTTTAAATTTATTGTCCTTGCCCTTGTGGTAAGTTTTACAGCTTGTAACGAAAAATATCCTGATTTAGAAGACGGGATGTACGCTGAAATAATTACAAATAAAGGAACTATGGTTGCCAACCTTGAGTTCGAAAAAACCCCAGTAACCGTTGCCAACTTTGTTTCGTTAGCAGAAGGCACAAATACAATGGTAGACAGTGTTTATAGAGGAAAAAAATTCTATGACGGTATACTATTTCACCGTGTTATTGATGGTTTTATGATACAGGGAGGAGACCCAACAGGGACAGGATCTGGCGGACCAGGATACAGATTTGCTGATGAGTTTAACGATTCTTTAAAACACGATAAGCCAGGTATTTTATCTATGGCAAATGCAGGTCCTGGATCTAATGGAAGTCAGTTTTTTATTACTGAAGTGCCAACACCTAATTTAGATAACAGACATACAGTTTTTGGAGAATTGGTTTTAGGCTTAGATGTACAAGACTCTATTTCTAACGTAAAAAAAGATGGTAGAGACAAACCCGTTGATGACGTTGTAATTGAAACTATAAATATTATTAGAAAAGGATCTGAAGCTAAAAAATTTGATGCAAATGCGGTATTTCTAGATAGCTTTGCTGAAATTGAACGTAAAAGAGAAGAAGCTGAAAAAAAATTAAACGAAGCTAAAGCAGCGTTTTTAGAAAACGATAAAGCCATCAAAGCTAATATGAAAACATTGCCTACAGGTTTAGGAATTTCTGTTATTTCTGAAGGCAATGGTGTTAAGCCAGAATCTACAGATAATGTACTTATTAACTACGCAGGATATTTAGAAGATGGTTCTTTATTCGATTCTAATATTGTAGATATTGCAAAAGCATATGGCATGTATAATGAAGTTCGTGATCAACAAAGAGGTTACCAACCGTTTCCTATGATATATAATGAAACTGCTGGATTAATTCCTGGGTTTAGAGAAGCCATGTTAAATATGAATGTAGGCGATAAAGTAAGAGCTTATATTCCTGCAGCACTTGCCTATGGCGAACGTGGCGCTGGGAATGTAATTAAACCAAACTCTAACTTAATTTTTGATTTAGAAATTGTAGGTATTGCAGAATAAACGCTTAGTTTTAAGTTAATAAAAAAGACCTGATAATGATACTACTTTATCAGGTCTTTTTTTATGTATACTAACAATTTTAATTTATTGTTTTGGAATCTCTTTTAAAATCTCAAGAACAAAATCCCAATATTTCTGTACTGAAGAAACACTAGCACGTTCGTCTGGAGAATGCGCTCCTTTTATAGTTGGTCCAAAACTAATCATTTCCATCTCTGGATAATTAGACCCGATAATACCACATTCAAGTCCGGCGTGACAGGCAGCTACGTGTGCTTTTTCGCCATGTAATCTTTCATAAGTTGTATCTAAAACTTTTAATATAGACGAGTCCATATTTGGCGCCCATCCTGGATAATCACCAGTACATGCTACTTCACACCCTGTTAACTCAAAGGTAGCACGTAACGTATTGGCTAAATCCCATTTAGAACTTTCTACAGAAGATCGTGTTAAACACCCTACTTTTATATGACCACCTTTTACAATAACACGAGCAATATTATTAGACGTTTCTACCAACTCAGGAATATCTGCACTCATACGAAACACACCGTTATGTGCCGCATATAAGGCACGCGTAAAACCTTCTTGCACACCTAAATCCATTATGTTTTCTGGTAATGTAGTGGCTTCAACAGTAATATTTAAATCCGGTTCCATGGTTTTTAATTCCTGCTGAATGGTTTCTGCTTGAAGTTTTATCTCTAATTTAAAAGCCTCCTCATGTATTGCATCAATAGCAACTATAGCTTTACTTTCTCTAGGAATGGCATTACGTAAACTTCCGCCGTCAATTTCAGAGATTCGCAATCCGAAGTTTTCAAACCCATCAAATAACAAACGGTTTATAATTTTATTAGCGTTACCTAATCCTTCATGAATTTGCATCCCAGAATGTCCACCTTGTAAACCGTTAACTGTAATTTTATACCCTAATTTAAATTCAGGAGTTTCTTCTTCTTCATAGGTTCTGGTTGCTGTAACATCTATTCCTCCAGCGCAACCCACACCAATTTCATCATCTTCTTCAGTATCTAAATTCAAAAGAATTTTACCTTCTAAAACACCACCTTTTAATCCTTGAGCTCCTGTCATTCCAGTTTCTTCATCTATTGTAAACAACGCTTCAAGTGCAGGATGTGCAATAGTATCGCTTTCCAGAATAGCCATTATTGTAGCTACACCTAAACCATTGTCGGCACCAAGCGTTGTACCTTTTGCACGTACCCAATCGCCATCTACATACATGTCGATGCCTTGAGTAGCAAAATCGAACACCGTATCGTTATTTTTTTGGTGAACCATATCTAAATGCGATTGCATTACAATGGGTGCTCTATCTTCCATACCGGCAGTGGCAGGCTTTTTTATAATTACATTTCCAACTTCATCTTCAATAGTTTCTAATCCTAAAGATGCGCCAAAATCTTTCATAAAGGCAATCACTTGTGCTTCTTTTTTCGAGGCTCTTGGCACCGCATTTAAATCTGCAAATTTGTTCCAAAGGGCTTTGGGTTCTAGTGCTCTTATTTCTGAATTCATAATTTCGTTTTATAATGTTACACAAAGGTACGTATTAGCATCAACCTATTACAAACATTTACTTATTTTTGAGGCATGCTTAAAAACCCAAAAACATATCTAGCATTTTCGTTGCTTCCAGTATATTTTCTAGTAAAATTCTTATCGAATTATCCTGAAATTATAGAGTATTATTATAGTAATGGGATATACCCTATACTCTCTAAAGCGCTACGCTATGGCTTAGGTTGGATTCCGTTTTCCTTTGGCGATTTGGTGTATGCTTTCGGCGTAATTTATATGGTTAGGTGGATTATTAAAAACCGGAAACGTTTTTTTACAGATACACAATTGTGGCTTATCGATATGTTATCGGCTGTAACCTTAATTTACTTTGCTTTTCATTTATTTTGGGGCATGAATTATTACAGATTACCGCTTCATAAAAACCTAAATTTAGAAGCCGATTACTCTACAGCTCAACTTGTTTCTGTAACCGAAAAACTAATAAATAAAACAAACAGTTTACAGTTAGAAATCACAAAAAATGATACTGTAAAAGTAGAAATGCCTTACAGTAAAACAGACATTATGA is a window of Formosa sediminum DNA encoding:
- a CDS encoding DHH family phosphoesterase is translated as MTTAEIKQIQALLSIPKQIIIVPHKNPDGDAMGSTLALYHYLKANNHNVYVMAPNDYPHFLKWLPGDDTVLKHDTETEHCNTLLHEADLIFTLDFNALHRVGQMGDVIAESQAIKVMIDHHQQPENYAAYMFSDVTMSSTCEMVYRFIEMLGDQDNITTDIATCLYTGIMTDTGSFRFPSTTSETHYIIGKLINAGANNAQIHNNIYDTNSYEKLQLLGCALSNLKVIPELRTAYITLSQDELNRFDFKKGDTEGFVNYGLSLNNIIFAAIFIEHKQENIIKISLRSKGDFSVNEFSRQYFDGGGHTNAAGGKSDLSLSETIEKFISILPNYKNELTL
- the gldI gene encoding gliding motility-associated peptidyl-prolyl isomerase GldI; its protein translation is MKKLGLCCLVIFSIISCKSPEARRPISVKSGSYIDESVARNKKLYENEKSRFKEIMDANPDQKYLTSQNGFWYTYNTKIESDSLPKPIFGDVVNFDYNVKTINGEIVYTNAETKPDTYIMDKQELFTGLREGLKLMKAGETATFLFPSALAYGYYGDQNKITTNTPLICKVTIHSIIEN
- a CDS encoding peptidylprolyl isomerase, which encodes MTLLKQSFKFIVLALVVSFTACNEKYPDLEDGMYAEIITNKGTMVANLEFEKTPVTVANFVSLAEGTNTMVDSVYRGKKFYDGILFHRVIDGFMIQGGDPTGTGSGGPGYRFADEFNDSLKHDKPGILSMANAGPGSNGSQFFITEVPTPNLDNRHTVFGELVLGLDVQDSISNVKKDGRDKPVDDVVIETINIIRKGSEAKKFDANAVFLDSFAEIERKREEAEKKLNEAKAAFLENDKAIKANMKTLPTGLGISVISEGNGVKPESTDNVLINYAGYLEDGSLFDSNIVDIAKAYGMYNEVRDQQRGYQPFPMIYNETAGLIPGFREAMLNMNVGDKVRAYIPAALAYGERGAGNVIKPNSNLIFDLEIVGIAE
- a CDS encoding aminoacyl-histidine dipeptidase — translated: MNSEIRALEPKALWNKFADLNAVPRASKKEAQVIAFMKDFGASLGLETIEDEVGNVIIKKPATAGMEDRAPIVMQSHLDMVHQKNNDTVFDFATQGIDMYVDGDWVRAKGTTLGADNGLGVATIMAILESDTIAHPALEALFTIDEETGMTGAQGLKGGVLEGKILLNLDTEEDDEIGVGCAGGIDVTATRTYEEEETPEFKLGYKITVNGLQGGHSGMQIHEGLGNANKIINRLLFDGFENFGLRISEIDGGSLRNAIPRESKAIVAIDAIHEEAFKLEIKLQAETIQQELKTMEPDLNITVEATTLPENIMDLGVQEGFTRALYAAHNGVFRMSADIPELVETSNNIARVIVKGGHIKVGCLTRSSVESSKWDLANTLRATFELTGCEVACTGDYPGWAPNMDSSILKVLDTTYERLHGEKAHVAACHAGLECGIIGSNYPEMEMISFGPTIKGAHSPDERASVSSVQKYWDFVLEILKEIPKQ